The nucleotide sequence AATCATGAGCCTTTTGAAGCGTTATTTGCACCTGATTATGGTTTGTTTTTTTATAAGAAAATTTTAGAAAATCGTAAAACTTTTTTAGAAAAAAATGGAATGATTTTTTTTGAAATTAATCCAATTCACGGTCAATATTGAGAAATCTTAAAATCGACTTTTAATCTTGAGCTTCTTAAAGACATTAATCAAAAAGACCGTATGGTGATTATTCAGTTAAATGATTAACGTTATTTTATCAATTAAATAATCTAAGAGTCCACATGTGACTCTTTTTTTGAACAAAATTCAAAATTAATTTTTTATTTCATTTTTACTATTTTTTCGCTTTATATAAATGGAGGTAAAAATGAAAATTAATGAACTCAAACCTGCTTCAAACAAAGATTTAGCTAAAATTGAACCAGGTTCAGCGCTTGTAACTTTTTTAAGTGCTATACCGCTTGTAGTAAATGCTATAGCACCAGTTGTAGGGTTAATTAAATCGACACTTTCAAGTGATGGAGAGATTAAAACTAAAGAAGCAACATTCAAATGAGATGATGCTCCGAAAGCTTCTCAAAAAACTACAGAAAAAATTTTGTTTTTTAATTAGAAAATATATAATTGAAACGTTACTTCGGTAACCGTTCTAAAAAGGTTTTCAAGCACAGCACCTTCAAGACGAATCAATTACTGAAAGGGTTTATTTACCTACTATGAAAGCAATCATTGAAACAGGTGGAAAACAACTTTTAGTTTCTGAAGAACAAACTATCTTTATCGAAAAAATCGAAGGTAAAGAAGGAGACGTAGTAAAATTTGATAAAGTTTTACTTGTTGACACAAAAATTGGTCAACCATATCTAGAAAATGCAGTTGTAACTGGAGTTATCGAAAAACAAGGTAAAGCAAAAAAAATCGTTGTTTACCGTCACAATGCGAAGTCTACTCACAAAAGAAAACTTGGACACCGTCAACCTTACACACGTGTAAAAATTACAGGAATTCAAGGATAATCTAAGAAATGGCACACACGAAAGCCGGTGGATCGACACGTAACGGTCGTGATTCACACAGTAAAAGACTAGGTGCTAAATTAGGTGATGGACAATTCGCAACAGCTGGATCAATTATCTACCGTCAAAGAGGTACAAAAATTTTTCCAGGTGTTAACGTAATGCGTGGTGGTGATGATACTTTATTTACAACAATTGATGGATATGTAAAATATGAAACTAGAAGAAACAGAAAATACGCTTCTGTTTATCCTGAAAAACAAAAATAGTCAGTTTTATACTGGCTATTTTTTTAACTTCAAATGTAGTTTTTCGACCAATCAATTGCGTCAAATTGAATATTTTCAACTTCAGA is from Mycoplasmopsis pullorum and encodes:
- the rplU gene encoding 50S ribosomal protein L21 — encoded protein: MKAIIETGGKQLLVSEEQTIFIEKIEGKEGDVVKFDKVLLVDTKIGQPYLENAVVTGVIEKQGKAKKIVVYRHNAKSTHKRKLGHRQPYTRVKITGIQG
- the rpmA gene encoding 50S ribosomal protein L27, whose translation is MAHTKAGGSTRNGRDSHSKRLGAKLGDGQFATAGSIIYRQRGTKIFPGVNVMRGGDDTLFTTIDGYVKYETRRNRKYASVYPEKQK